The genomic interval GCCTCGGTCCGGTCGGCGGTCATGTCGGTCTCGACGTGGCCCGGGGCGACCGCGTTGACACGGACCTCGGGCGCGAAGTCCCCGGCGTGGCTCTTGGTGAGCCCGAGGAGCCCGGCCTTCGAGGCGGCGTAGTGACACTCGATTGGCGCACCCGTGTACGCCAGAATCGAGGAGACGTTGGTGACCGAGGGGGTGGGCGCGGGGTCGGCTCCTGCCCCCGAATCGGTCGCGGATTCGTCCCGGGAGTCGGCCGCGGGTTCGCCCCCCGAATCGGCCGCGGCGTCGGACGCGTCCGACGCCGCGGCCGACTCCCGGAGGTGGGGCAGGGCGGCCTTGGTCACGTTGAACGCGCCGTTGACGTTCACGTCCATCACGCGGTCGAAGTCGGCGGGCGAGAGCTCGTCGGTGTGGACGTGCTGGTCGATGCCCGCGTTGTTCACTACGTGGTCGAGGCCGCCGAACGCCTCGACCGCCGCGTCCACGAGGTCGGCGGCGTCGTCGGGGTCTGCGACGTTCGCCCGGACCGCTATCGCCTCGGCGTCGGTCTCGGATTCGATGGCGTCGGCGACCGCTCGGGCCTGCTGGGCGCTCTCGACGTAGTTGACCGCGACGTCGTAGCCGTCGCGCGCGAATCGCTCGGCGATTGCGCGGCCGATGCCCCGCGAGGAGCCGGTGACGAGTGTTGCTGGCATACCCCTACCCGGGGCCGCCGGGACCTTGGCGTTTATGTCTGCTCCGCGTCACGGGGGAGACGTGACCGAGGAACCGAACACCGGCGGGTCGGACGCCGACTCGCCGCCGAATCCCGACATCGACGACCTGCTCGACGAACTCGAACAGCTGGAGGAGACCGTCGACGACCCCGAGGAGCGCGCGCAGGTCCGCGAGACGTTGCGGGTCGCCCGCCGGGTCCGTCCGGGCGGGTTTGGCCGGGTCATCCGCGGGTTCGACCGCCACGACGCCGCCGAGGCGCTGGTGGGGAGCGTGGTGTTCGGCATCCCGATGCTCGTGGAGGGCGGCACCCTCGAAATCGGCGAGTTCGTCGCCGCCCACCCGCCCGCGCTCGGCGGGACGCTCGTCGGCACCGTCGCGCTCGTGATCGGCGTGCTCT from Halorussus salilacus carries:
- a CDS encoding SDR family oxidoreductase — encoded protein: MPATLVTGSSRGIGRAIAERFARDGYDVAVNYVESAQQARAVADAIESETDAEAIAVRANVADPDDAADLVDAAVEAFGGLDHVVNNAGIDQHVHTDELSPADFDRVMDVNVNGAFNVTKAALPHLRESAAASDASDAAADSGGEPAADSRDESATDSGAGADPAPTPSVTNVSSILAYTGAPIECHYAASKAGLLGLTKSHAGDFAPEVRVNAVAPGHVETDMTADRTEAEKREEMAAIPVERFGQPEDIADAVAYLRDAGFVTGETLNVNGGELMR
- a CDS encoding DUF2391 domain-containing protein; this translates as MSAPRHGGDVTEEPNTGGSDADSPPNPDIDDLLDELEQLEETVDDPEERAQVRETLRVARRVRPGGFGRVIRGFDRHDAAEALVGSVVFGIPMLVEGGTLEIGEFVAAHPPALGGTLVGTVALVIGVLYVAEIQQVEIHQPLFGVVPRRLVGVLGISFSTAVVTMTAWGRVDWADPWLAFCQVSVTFAAMALGGALGDILPGS